AGGCAAGTCGGCTAGCACTGCACAGTATCATCCCTTGTAGCCTTAACTGGCCAGCACCGGTTGAAACACTCATCCAAACATGTTGCAGATAGCAATTTTGAAACACGTGTAAGCACTTTCTACATGAATGCTGTCATGTTTTTGACGGTGATATCCGCCGATGATGCTAACTAAGAAGACCTAAATTCAATATTATCACCAACTAAATGCTAGACATGGTGTTTAAGAGCTAGTATAATCAAATATGAGGATACATATCACGAAACTGAAATGTATATATTCAAATCGTATTTACCTTTTAATAGGGCCAAAAGGGCGACAACCCATGACAAGCAAATCCACATGTTGATTTTCAGCAACATCACAAATCACCTGCTTTGGATCACCCACAACTACTTGTGTTTTATGCTTAACCTAGGTTCTCAACACACAGACTTATTATCAGTGAACTAGGAAAtaaaatacaacaacaacaaagcaGAAGTAACACCAAAAGCAATCAATTTTCAACACTGATCCTACCTCCTTCTCAGTACAAATTTCCACAGCGTGAGATATAATTGCATCACTAATTCTTCTCTGATGTGCTTCAACAGCTTGAGCAAAAGCAGGAACTTCATAATTACCTAATATTTTGATCATTTCAATCAGACAACAGAAAATTATTTGtaaaaataacaaaagaaaaacaaaatcaagaaaTTGGATCGTGATGATGAAGATATACTAACCAGGTCCACCGAAAGGGATTGAACCAGGATTAAGACCAGTGATGATATTAGGTGGAGACTGAACATGAAGGATCAAGAAAAAACCTTCTTCTTGTACCTGTGattcagaagaagtagaagaaggacGTAATTTGAGATTAGTAATTGCCCATTTTAATGCATTCATACTTTCTTCACTTCCATCTACTGTTACCAATACACAACCCAGATTTCCAGTAGCCATGGATAGTGATTTATCAGCAAACAATGACCGGATCAGAAGATTATATTTTGATTCTCCAGAGGTAGATCTTTCTGTAGATTTTAAGGTTTGGAGTTTGACTTTGGAGTTCGAACTGAGACTGATGTTTTACAGCTCGACATTTTTACGTGGAACTTTTATGGTGGCAGTTTGTATTCTGTGGGTTATAGAAGGCCCAGTAGAGAGCAAGTCAACTGGACAATAGCATCATTTCTAAGTTGGGCCACGAAATACCAAAAATCTCATTTGTGAAAACTAGAAGTCTAGAACATTAATGGGAGAGCAAAAATCACGACTATTTAAAGGTGGGTACCAACTCTAGCAAGGAGGAAGTCAGGGTTCAATCTCCGCCGCAGTAAAGGTTTGTaatagattagttgtatagtgggttAAGAGGTGTTGGGTGTGGCAGTGGGGCCACTCCAACTGGCTAGGTTTgcgaatcaaaaaaaataaaataaaataaacgcgGGTACCAATTAAAAGATTTTAATGGGAGTGGGAGAGCAAAAATCACACGATTATTTTAGGCGGGTACTAGTATTGCTAGGCCGGGTACCAATTCAGAGATCCAATGTCCGGAAAGTTTTGTTTTATATGAATTGATTTCCTCCCTAACAATCCTGGTA
This genomic stretch from Papaver somniferum cultivar HN1 chromosome 5, ASM357369v1, whole genome shotgun sequence harbors:
- the LOC113283599 gene encoding universal stress protein PHOS34-like gives rise to the protein MATGNLGCVLVTVDGSEESMNALKWAITNLKLRPSSTSSESQVQEEGFFLILHVQSPPNIITGLNPGSIPFGGPGNYEVPAFAQAVEAHQRRISDAIISHAVEICTEKEVKHKTQVVVGDPKQVICDVAENQHVDLLVMGCRPFGPIKRMFLGSVSNYCTNNAQCPVIVVKNFP